The Candidatus Nitrosocosmicus franklandus genome contains a region encoding:
- the ftsY gene encoding signal recognition particle-docking protein FtsY has product MFEKLKKAFSNAAKSISQKELSDKDLDNALFDLNVSLLESDISQDVIDVLTKQLKQKLIGIKLQKNESVEEVVMNTLKEEFANILNQAGSIDLIQKIQAKKQIKGGPFKLVFLGINGTGKTTTVAKVANLLKKSGFSVVIAAADTHRAGAIEQVSAHAEKLSIKVISQRYGADPSAVARDAVEYARKHYIDVVLIDTAGRMQTAKNLMDEIGKIVKVIKPDMKLFVGDSLAGNDTINQAKEFFTYTEFDGAILTKVDADAKGGSVISISFITSKPIMYLGVGQNYDDIIKFNKEKFVESIFSNESLFLSQNRVQNSISIPAEESHLSAQNVQFSKDESFDKSNENLSLEFTNPDEDIIIESSMDLTKSDTENKDQKEKVVTHISSDSVVDTPNIVDKGIHNDAKSLQKETLAYDRKEDKEILSSSENKKEEGKKKGRFSWFKKKK; this is encoded by the coding sequence ATGTTTGAAAAACTAAAAAAAGCATTTTCTAACGCGGCAAAGAGCATCAGTCAAAAAGAATTATCCGATAAGGATCTAGATAATGCTCTCTTTGATCTTAATGTATCATTACTTGAGAGTGATATTTCCCAGGATGTCATAGATGTTTTAACCAAACAACTTAAACAAAAATTGATTGGAATAAAATTACAAAAAAATGAATCTGTAGAGGAAGTCGTTATGAACACCTTGAAGGAAGAGTTTGCAAACATCCTGAATCAGGCAGGGTCGATTGATCTGATACAGAAAATACAGGCAAAAAAACAAATTAAAGGAGGACCCTTCAAACTTGTATTTCTGGGTATTAATGGAACGGGAAAAACTACAACAGTGGCAAAAGTAGCCAATCTACTCAAGAAGTCTGGTTTTAGTGTAGTTATTGCTGCTGCTGATACTCATAGAGCCGGTGCTATAGAGCAGGTTTCGGCTCACGCAGAAAAATTATCCATTAAGGTAATTTCACAGAGATATGGAGCTGACCCATCCGCTGTTGCTAGAGATGCAGTTGAATATGCAAGGAAACATTACATCGATGTAGTTCTTATTGATACTGCAGGCAGGATGCAGACTGCAAAAAATTTGATGGATGAAATAGGTAAAATTGTCAAGGTGATTAAACCTGATATGAAATTGTTTGTTGGTGACTCTCTAGCCGGAAATGACACCATTAATCAAGCTAAAGAGTTTTTCACATATACCGAATTCGATGGGGCTATATTGACAAAGGTAGATGCAGATGCTAAGGGGGGTTCAGTAATATCAATATCTTTCATAACATCAAAACCTATAATGTATTTGGGTGTAGGACAAAACTATGATGATATCATAAAATTCAATAAAGAGAAATTCGTCGAATCAATTTTTAGCAATGAATCTCTCTTTCTATCTCAAAATCGGGTTCAAAACTCAATCTCAATCCCTGCCGAAGAAAGCCATCTTTCTGCACAAAATGTACAATTTTCTAAAGATGAATCTTTTGACAAGTCAAATGAAAATTTGTCACTTGAGTTTACAAATCCTGATGAGGATATCATTATTGAATCCAGCATGGATTTAACGAAATCTGATACTGAAAATAAGGATCAAAAAGAGAAAGTAGTCACTCATATTTCTAGCGATTCTGTTGTAGATACTCCTAACATCGTTGATAAAGGTATTCATAATGATGCTAAATCTTTGCAAAAGGAAACCTTGGCCTACGATCGCAAAGAAGATAAAGAAATTTTATCATCTTCTGAAAACAAAAAAGAAGAAGGTAAGAAAAAGGGCCGCTTTAGCTGGTTTAAAAAGAAAAAATAG
- the pfdA gene encoding prefoldin subunit alpha, protein MAMNSGGKNSHNMEQTVNDLLQESKLLEAYYNDIVAKESVLHRLYDESHKSYNGLMSLSQESETISLVPLGTGVYVKGTIYPIEKVLVNIGAGVVVEKKKDDAVNFIEQRIKEFELAIKQLAGQKQQISNRMMEIQNTVNNYVGQMQKMDDSLHTHSHNSSSHSQ, encoded by the coding sequence ATGGCTATGAATAGTGGCGGAAAGAATTCTCACAATATGGAGCAAACAGTTAACGATTTACTACAAGAATCAAAACTATTGGAGGCTTATTATAATGATATCGTGGCGAAGGAATCCGTTTTGCATCGACTCTATGACGAATCTCATAAATCTTATAATGGTTTGATGAGCTTGTCACAAGAATCGGAAACCATTTCCTTAGTACCATTGGGTACAGGAGTCTATGTTAAAGGTACTATCTATCCTATAGAAAAAGTTCTCGTAAATATTGGCGCGGGGGTAGTAGTTGAAAAAAAGAAAGACGACGCAGTTAATTTTATTGAACAAAGGATAAAGGAATTCGAATTAGCGATAAAACAGCTAGCCGGCCAAAAACAACAGATTTCTAATAGGATGATGGAAATACAGAATACTGTTAATAACTATGTAGGTCAAATGCAGAAGATGGATGATTCTTTGCATACTCATTCGCATAATTCATCGTCACACTCTCAGTAG
- a CDS encoding type II glyceraldehyde-3-phosphate dehydrogenase, with protein MYKVFINGYGIIGSRLASAISKDDQIELTGIAKYSPDEKTGEAIDRGYKVFVPNKLIRDFKKKSFDIAGTIEDAVTASDLVIDASSEGNGYKNKIKYYLPLKKKAVFQGGEDRYGKKSVADIIHNSRINYDKTLDKEYVIQGSCNVTGMGRIIQPLMENYQESIKRFDVNLIRRWADLEDKKDVKDSIEWDRNPHHQDDFKDIIHDINLYVDALKVPSRMMHLHQMTIRFDGKPPSKDMILDIFQNEFGVAILNNAKGTGDVRKKAIELRFEHGDTSMVHIHSELIRIQEDILKISYSDDQTGMVIPENYMLVQSMLNKKPRKEAIKLSEKLFGLKRKKRLLEKEFL; from the coding sequence GTGTATAAAGTTTTTATCAATGGTTATGGAATAATTGGAAGTCGTTTAGCCTCGGCAATTTCAAAGGACGATCAGATTGAGCTGACAGGAATAGCAAAATATTCGCCCGATGAAAAAACAGGAGAAGCTATTGATCGAGGATATAAAGTTTTTGTACCCAATAAACTCATAAGAGACTTTAAAAAAAAGAGTTTTGATATTGCAGGAACTATAGAGGACGCAGTGACCGCGTCAGATCTGGTAATAGATGCATCTTCAGAAGGAAATGGTTACAAAAATAAGATCAAATACTATTTGCCGTTAAAGAAAAAAGCTGTTTTCCAAGGCGGTGAGGATAGATATGGAAAAAAATCGGTCGCAGATATAATCCACAATTCAAGGATAAATTACGATAAGACACTAGACAAGGAATATGTAATTCAAGGAAGCTGTAATGTTACCGGAATGGGTAGAATAATTCAGCCGCTGATGGAAAATTACCAAGAATCTATCAAAAGATTTGATGTAAACTTAATTAGAAGATGGGCAGATTTAGAAGACAAAAAAGATGTAAAGGATTCGATAGAATGGGATAGAAATCCACATCATCAGGATGATTTTAAAGATATCATTCATGATATCAATTTGTATGTAGATGCACTCAAAGTACCATCTCGTATGATGCATTTGCATCAAATGACAATCAGATTTGATGGTAAACCCCCCTCTAAGGATATGATATTAGATATCTTTCAAAATGAATTTGGTGTAGCAATATTAAATAATGCAAAAGGGACTGGCGATGTCAGAAAGAAGGCAATAGAATTAAGGTTTGAGCATGGAGATACCTCAATGGTTCATATTCATAGCGAATTGATAAGAATTCAAGAAGATATTCTAAAAATATCTTATTCCGACGATCAAACAGGAATGGTAATCCCAGAAAATTATATGCTAGTTCAGTCAATGTTAAATAAGAAGCCACGGAAAGAGGCAATAAAACTTAGTGAAAAATTATTTGGATTAAAAAGGAAAAAGAGATTATTAGAAAAGGAATTTCTTTAA
- a CDS encoding 4-hydroxyphenylacetate 3-hydroxylase family protein: MPIKNGSEYIESLRNRNLQVYLFGELVKEPVDHPMIRPSINAVAATYDIAIEDPEIGSAKSTLTGTQVNRFLHIAQSSEDLVNQNKMQRKLGQKTGTCFQRCVGMDALNSLYSTTFEIDKKYNTQYHTRLLEFIKKIQYENLVIGGTMTDVKGDRSLSPSQQEDPDMFVHIVRRDEKGVYIRGAKAHQTGCINSHWLIVMPTMRLRPEDKDYAIVGAIPVDAKGITYIYGRQSCDTRSMEDGDLDTGNSQFSGQEALIIFDNVFIPNDLIFMDGEVEFASMLVERFTCYHRRSYVCKTGLGDVLIGAAAAIAEYNGVSNASHIKDKLIEMTHLNETIFAAGIASSHQAYKTPSGNFINDDMLANVCKHNVTRFPYEIGRLAQDIAGGLMVTMPSEKDFRGAVTGPLLDKYLKGRKGVSTEDRVRILRLIENMTLGRNAVGYLTESMHGAGSPQAQRIQIARQMQLEYKKKLARRLARIPEGENTTDSTLIAESSDYFDRIFGLKKEKQNNA; the protein is encoded by the coding sequence ATGCCGATTAAGAATGGGTCTGAGTATATAGAAAGTCTTAGAAATAGGAATTTACAGGTATATCTATTTGGAGAGTTGGTTAAGGAACCGGTTGATCATCCAATGATTAGACCATCGATTAATGCTGTTGCAGCTACTTATGATATTGCAATAGAAGATCCAGAAATAGGCTCTGCCAAATCAACGTTGACAGGTACTCAGGTAAACCGATTTTTGCATATTGCTCAAAGCTCTGAAGATCTGGTAAATCAGAATAAAATGCAACGAAAACTTGGGCAAAAGACAGGGACTTGTTTTCAGAGATGTGTAGGAATGGATGCTTTAAATTCATTGTATTCAACGACTTTCGAGATTGATAAAAAATATAATACACAATATCATACCCGATTGTTAGAATTTATAAAGAAAATTCAGTATGAGAATCTTGTCATAGGTGGAACTATGACCGATGTAAAGGGTGATCGCAGTTTATCACCTTCACAGCAAGAAGATCCAGATATGTTTGTTCACATTGTAAGAAGAGATGAGAAAGGTGTTTATATCAGAGGTGCAAAAGCACATCAAACCGGATGCATCAATTCCCACTGGCTAATAGTTATGCCAACTATGAGGTTGCGACCCGAAGACAAGGATTATGCAATTGTTGGAGCAATTCCTGTTGATGCTAAAGGTATTACCTATATTTATGGAAGACAATCTTGCGACACAAGGAGCATGGAGGATGGTGATTTGGATACGGGCAATTCACAGTTTTCTGGTCAAGAGGCCTTGATAATATTTGATAATGTTTTCATACCTAATGATTTGATATTTATGGATGGCGAAGTAGAATTCGCATCAATGCTAGTTGAGAGGTTTACGTGTTATCATCGTAGAAGTTACGTTTGTAAGACTGGTCTGGGGGACGTCTTAATTGGGGCGGCCGCAGCTATTGCTGAGTATAACGGAGTTTCTAATGCCTCTCATATCAAAGATAAGCTAATTGAGATGACCCACCTTAATGAGACCATTTTTGCTGCTGGTATCGCTTCTTCTCACCAAGCTTATAAAACACCATCAGGCAACTTCATTAATGATGACATGCTTGCAAACGTTTGCAAACACAACGTCACTCGCTTCCCATATGAAATTGGCCGTCTTGCACAGGATATTGCAGGTGGTCTCATGGTTACCATGCCATCTGAGAAGGATTTTAGAGGAGCCGTAACGGGTCCTTTGCTAGATAAATACCTGAAAGGTAGAAAAGGTGTTTCTACGGAGGATAGAGTACGAATACTCCGGCTAATTGAAAATATGACGTTGGGAAGAAACGCCGTCGGTTACTTAACTGAATCTATGCACGGTGCAGGTTCTCCACAAGCACAAAGGATTCAAATAGCCAGACAGATGCAGTTGGAATATAAGAAGAAATTAGCTAGACGATTAGCCCGGATACCAGAAGGCGAGAATACTACTGACTCTACCCTGATTGCAGAGTCGTCAGATTATTTTGATAGAATATTCGGACTAAAAAAAGAGAAACAAAACAATGCTTAG
- a CDS encoding helix-turn-helix domain-containing protein, producing the protein MDRLEVMKLLMRRELAMEELEVEVFLALLRGQNATSSEIMEQLNLTKEEFIKIAKDLESKGMIIELNMNEFRALHPRFAIVNRYRKMCVSNKIEFKKNPKIDRLAVQVEKYQESIE; encoded by the coding sequence TTGGATCGACTAGAAGTTATGAAATTACTTATGAGAAGGGAACTTGCAATGGAAGAACTGGAAGTGGAGGTTTTTCTTGCGTTGCTAAGAGGTCAAAATGCTACCTCTTCAGAAATAATGGAGCAGCTCAACTTGACAAAAGAGGAATTTATCAAAATCGCAAAAGATTTGGAGTCAAAAGGAATGATAATTGAATTAAATATGAACGAATTCAGGGCTTTGCATCCTAGATTTGCCATAGTCAATAGATATCGAAAAATGTGTGTTTCTAATAAAATAGAATTCAAAAAGAATCCAAAAATAGATCGGTTAGCGGTGCAGGTAGAAAAGTATCAAGAGTCAATAGAATAG
- a CDS encoding S-methyl-5'-thioadenosine phosphorylase, with protein MNSRDDSVQIAVIGGTGIYDTTLLKETRTIRPKTPYGDTSDEIIIGSFREKKVAFLPRHGKGHKLPPHMINYRANIWALKELGVKRIIAPSAVGSLNYEYKPGDILLPDQFIDFTKKRAYTFYDGPQVCHISVADPLCSDLRTLAKRCLSELNIRYHDKGTYICIEGPRFSTRAESKMYRDILHADIIGMTLVPECILARESEICYLSISTITDYDVWANQPVSSKEILETLHKNVETTKNLLSKMIPLVTEERVNCSCGNALNDALL; from the coding sequence ATGAATTCTCGTGATGACTCAGTCCAAATAGCTGTTATTGGCGGAACTGGAATTTATGATACTACTCTACTTAAGGAGACACGAACAATTAGGCCCAAGACACCATATGGTGATACTTCTGATGAAATCATCATAGGAAGTTTTAGAGAAAAAAAAGTTGCGTTTCTTCCAAGACATGGCAAAGGTCATAAGTTGCCACCTCATATGATAAATTACCGTGCAAACATTTGGGCCTTAAAAGAATTAGGGGTAAAAAGGATAATTGCACCATCTGCAGTTGGAAGTTTAAATTACGAATATAAACCAGGAGATATATTACTTCCCGATCAGTTTATTGACTTTACCAAGAAACGTGCATATACTTTTTATGATGGGCCGCAAGTATGTCACATTTCAGTAGCCGACCCTTTATGTTCAGACCTAAGGACTTTAGCAAAAAGGTGTTTAAGTGAACTTAATATACGTTACCATGATAAGGGAACTTACATATGTATTGAGGGTCCGCGTTTCTCAACCAGAGCCGAGTCAAAGATGTATCGAGATATTTTACATGCAGACATTATTGGGATGACTCTAGTTCCCGAATGCATTCTTGCTAGAGAATCCGAAATATGTTATCTATCAATCTCAACTATTACTGATTATGATGTATGGGCCAACCAACCAGTTTCATCAAAGGAAATTTTGGAAACCTTACATAAGAACGTTGAAACTACAAAAAACCTTCTTTCTAAAATGATCCCTTTGGTTACTGAAGAAAGAGTTAATTGTAGTTGTGGTAATGCCCTCAATGATGCATTACTTTAA
- a CDS encoding adenine phosphoribosyltransferase, protein MQSNTDYIQNLIRDYPDFPKQGILFRDITPVFRDVKSLSLLGDFFYEKFSSIDIDYVAGIEARGFILATILGLRFNKGVIMIRKAGKLPGKTIRQDYSIEYGTAMMEIQSDSITKGDNVLVADDLLATGGTASAAANLIEELGGSVSGFAIIVELSSLGGSKLLQSKGYPVHPMVTYK, encoded by the coding sequence GTGCAGTCTAATACAGATTATATTCAGAATTTGATCAGAGATTATCCTGATTTTCCAAAACAAGGAATTTTGTTTAGGGATATAACTCCGGTATTTAGAGACGTGAAATCATTGAGTTTACTTGGAGATTTTTTTTACGAAAAATTCAGCAGTATCGATATCGATTATGTTGCAGGGATTGAAGCCAGAGGCTTTATCTTAGCTACCATACTTGGATTAAGATTCAACAAGGGAGTTATTATGATTCGAAAAGCAGGAAAGTTACCTGGCAAGACTATAAGACAAGACTATAGCATAGAATATGGAACTGCCATGATGGAGATTCAATCAGATTCAATTACCAAGGGAGATAATGTACTAGTAGCTGATGATCTCCTTGCTACTGGTGGTACGGCTTCTGCTGCAGCTAACCTTATAGAGGAATTAGGTGGTTCTGTATCTGGATTTGCAATAATTGTAGAATTGTCTTCTCTTGGTGGAAGTAAATTGTTGCAGTCAAAGGGATACCCTGTTCATCCTATGGTGACTTACAAATGA
- a CDS encoding RlmE family RNA methyltransferase, which yields MNSRHKVDKKYLLKLADAKRDQYRRLAKQNSYRSRAVYKLLQIDKSHHILKKGMKIVDIGAAPGGWLQAASKKTGNNGLVIGIDLKDIEPIPNVITIKKDVEDKETLTMILELLDGKADMVLSDLAPNVSGLWEIDHLKQIDLTRKAVEITKKILRPEGNALYKVFQGEATSEFISDTRKVFSEVILTKPDASRKQSSELYLLCKKHKPTIMSEAF from the coding sequence ATGAATAGTCGACATAAAGTAGATAAGAAATACTTATTGAAACTTGCTGATGCAAAAAGGGATCAATATCGAAGATTAGCTAAACAAAATAGCTATCGCAGTCGTGCGGTTTATAAATTATTACAAATAGACAAATCCCATCATATTTTAAAAAAGGGGATGAAAATTGTAGACATAGGAGCTGCACCAGGAGGATGGTTGCAGGCAGCTTCAAAAAAGACAGGTAACAATGGATTGGTCATAGGTATCGATTTGAAGGATATAGAACCTATACCTAATGTCATTACCATTAAGAAGGATGTGGAGGACAAAGAAACATTGACCATGATACTAGAACTTTTAGATGGTAAGGCAGATATGGTGCTTTCGGATCTTGCTCCAAACGTTTCTGGTCTGTGGGAAATAGATCATTTAAAACAAATTGATTTAACTAGAAAGGCTGTTGAGATAACTAAAAAGATACTTAGACCAGAAGGAAATGCATTATACAAGGTTTTTCAAGGGGAGGCTACATCAGAGTTTATTTCCGACACCAGAAAAGTTTTCTCAGAGGTTATCCTAACAAAACCTGATGCCAGCAGAAAACAGAGTAGTGAACTATATCTGTTATGTAAGAAACATAAACCAACAATAATGTCAGAGGCTTTTTGA
- the trpD gene encoding anthranilate phosphoribosyltransferase produces MNQRINGSTLAKDSESKDEGHLLFNKLILGKLSRREHLSQPEINKVIKNIINGDCSDIFTSAFLMGLQIKGETDDEFSGVIEAIRTASINITLDTQLPLVDNCGTGGDMLNTFNISTAAAIIASSCNRVAIAKHGNRSSSGLSGSADMLEHIGYPLEHIQPDRLSYLINQNGFGFLFAPNYHPGLKHVSRIRRELGVQTVFNKIGPLCNPCTNLNAQVIGVSNPFLLSMIPKIIPILGLKRAMIIRSEEGMDELSTTGRNHIVHVISEDGDYKIHSEILEPSSLGIKPASIRDLMVKNKMDAINESLRVIYGFCINKPKEDIVLLNSAAVLLAGNSVESMDEGLSIVRESVREGRPQKLLRNVINSIGDMGKLELAEKAL; encoded by the coding sequence ATGAATCAAAGAATTAACGGATCAACTCTAGCAAAGGACTCGGAGTCTAAAGACGAAGGTCATCTATTGTTCAATAAACTGATCTTAGGAAAATTGTCTAGAAGGGAACACCTGAGTCAACCAGAGATCAATAAAGTTATCAAAAACATAATTAATGGAGACTGTTCCGATATTTTCACTTCGGCGTTTTTGATGGGTTTGCAGATAAAGGGTGAAACTGATGATGAATTCTCAGGCGTTATTGAAGCGATCAGAACAGCTTCTATTAACATTACTTTAGATACACAACTACCATTGGTGGATAATTGTGGAACTGGAGGGGACATGTTAAATACGTTTAACATAAGCACGGCAGCTGCTATCATTGCCTCGTCTTGTAATAGGGTTGCCATTGCTAAACATGGAAACAGGTCTTCCTCGGGATTGAGTGGGAGCGCTGATATGTTAGAACATATAGGTTATCCTTTGGAACATATACAGCCAGACAGGCTAAGTTATTTGATAAATCAAAATGGATTTGGGTTTTTGTTTGCACCTAACTATCACCCAGGTCTGAAACATGTTTCACGGATCAGAAGAGAATTGGGGGTGCAAACCGTTTTTAATAAAATTGGACCTCTGTGCAATCCTTGTACCAACTTGAACGCGCAAGTAATCGGAGTATCAAATCCATTCTTATTAAGCATGATTCCCAAAATAATTCCAATACTAGGGTTGAAACGTGCTATGATAATTCGCTCTGAGGAGGGAATGGATGAACTTTCAACCACGGGGAGAAATCATATTGTTCATGTCATATCAGAGGACGGCGACTATAAGATTCATTCCGAGATACTTGAGCCTAGCTCACTTGGCATTAAACCGGCTTCTATACGTGATCTGATGGTAAAAAATAAGATGGATGCTATTAATGAGAGTTTGCGTGTGATTTACGGATTTTGTATTAATAAACCTAAGGAAGATATCGTTCTTTTGAATAGTGCTGCAGTTTTGTTAGCTGGAAATAGCGTAGAATCCATGGATGAAGGTTTATCCATTGTACGCGAATCTGTTAGGGAAGGACGTCCTCAAAAATTATTGAGAAATGTGATAAATAGTATTGGAGACATGGGTAAATTAGAATTGGCAGAAAAAGCACTTTAG
- a CDS encoding anthranilate synthase component II: protein MKILIIDNFDSFVYNISQLLGLLNTVPTVVRNNQISIKNIIKMNPDAIVISPGPGHPKYKRDFGICSEVITELGPSVPILGICLGHQGIVHAFGGEVTRAKVVLHGKTSNIKFIDDSKLFEGVRNPFVATRYHSLIADRTTFPKCLRITSTSVEDGEIMSARHEKYLIEGIQFHPESVLTTEGKQILSNFLLMVKK from the coding sequence ACTATTAGGGTTATTGAATACAGTACCTACTGTTGTAAGAAATAATCAGATTAGTATTAAAAATATTATAAAAATGAATCCTGACGCTATTGTAATTTCCCCCGGACCTGGTCATCCAAAATATAAAAGGGATTTTGGAATTTGTAGTGAAGTGATAACCGAACTTGGCCCCTCTGTCCCAATATTGGGGATATGCTTAGGTCATCAGGGGATAGTACACGCATTTGGAGGGGAGGTTACAAGGGCAAAAGTTGTTCTCCACGGCAAGACTAGTAATATTAAATTTATTGATGATTCAAAACTGTTTGAAGGTGTAAGGAATCCATTCGTTGCTACGCGCTATCATTCCTTAATAGCCGATAGAACCACATTCCCCAAATGCTTGAGGATTACTTCTACTTCGGTAGAAGATGGTGAAATAATGAGTGCTCGCCATGAAAAGTACTTGATAGAAGGGATTCAGTTTCATCCTGAATCAGTGCTGACCACAGAAGGAAAACAAATTCTATCAAACTTTCTTCTAATGGTAAAGAAATGA